The DNA sequence GGCGTGAAGTTCCACGACGGATCCGATTTTGATGCCGAGGACGTGAAGTTTTCGATTGAGCGTATACCGGTTGTGACCGGTCCGACCACCACGGCAATCTATGTGCGCAGAGTTGAGAGTGTTGACATCATTGACCCTTATACACTGCACATCAACACGGACGGTCAAGCGGCAACACTGCCTAATGATTTCATCCGATTATTTATCGTCTCGTCCGACGCGGCGGCAGATTATTCCACACTTGAGACATCTGCTGAAGGCTTCAACTCGGGCGTGGCCACTATCGGTACCGGCCCCTACAAATACACCAGCTGGGAACCAAAAGGTGATCTGGTGTTAGACAGAAATTCGGATTACTGGCGCGGCGAAGGCGCTTGGGAAACCGTGATCCGTAGAGAAATCCCTAACGACAGTTCGCGTCTGGCGGCGTTGAAGGCGGGCCAAGTCGACCTGATCAACTATGTCTCATCAGTGGATTACCTCGCCCTTGAGCGTGACGCCAACATTGATGCGGTCAAGGGTGACAGTGTCTATATCATGAACCTGCAATTGGATCAGCGCGAAGACACACCTCTAGTGCGCGCCATCGACGGATCAGACCTGGCTGAAAACCCTTTTCGTGATCTTAGGGTGCGTCAGGCTGTAGATCATGCCATAGATCGTCAGACGATGGTGGATATCGTTCTGGAAGGTTTAGGCAGGCCAGCAAATCAAATGATGCCAGCGGGTTTCTTTGGTTCAAGTGAGAACATCCCGATGCCGGAGTACAGCCCTACTAAAGCAAGGGAATTGCTTGCGGATGCCGGATATCCAGATGGGTTTGAAGTGGATTTATATTGCACGGCGGACCGATTGCCTGGGGATGGCGCAATTTGCCAAGGTCTGGGCCAGATGCTGACACAAGTGGGAATAAAAACCAACGTGAACGCGATCTCTAAGACTGTCTACTTCCCTGCACAAGCTCGGCTGGAGTACTCGATGTTCTTGAATGGTTGGGGCACGCTAACTGGTGAGGCCTCTTACACAC is a window from the Octadecabacter antarcticus 307 genome containing:
- a CDS encoding ABC transporter substrate-binding protein gives rise to the protein MRYQKFLAPLVFGLGVVTAGVATAQTLTIGVRGGPESMDPHFSALGSHAEAAKHIFDTLVWSGDDLQIEPGLAVSWTSVDEDTWEFKLREGVKFHDGSDFDAEDVKFSIERIPVVTGPTTTAIYVRRVESVDIIDPYTLHINTDGQAATLPNDFIRLFIVSSDAAADYSTLETSAEGFNSGVATIGTGPYKYTSWEPKGDLVLDRNSDYWRGEGAWETVIRREIPNDSSRLAALKAGQVDLINYVSSVDYLALERDANIDAVKGDSVYIMNLQLDQREDTPLVRAIDGSDLAENPFRDLRVRQAVDHAIDRQTMVDIVLEGLGRPANQMMPAGFFGSSENIPMPEYSPTKARELLADAGYPDGFEVDLYCTADRLPGDGAICQGLGQMLTQVGIKTNVNAISKTVYFPAQARLEYSMFLNGWGTLTGEASYTLGGLAHSNDPEVNLGAYNRIEYENDDVDMLLQTGATMMDEAERRATYEEAMEKVMADKAYISVVQLQTVWGAKAGMFEFNPRLDEDTLAFFIRPAP